A window of Streptomyces sp. SAI-127 contains these coding sequences:
- a CDS encoding endo alpha-1,4 polygalactosaminidase — translation MSLSPGDPESIGGYTLVDRLGSGGMGIVYLGRSDSGRQVAVKLVHPAYALDEEFRTRFRQEVAAARRVSGAFTAPVVDADPDAPQPWMATLYVPGRTLADIVAQDGPLRGSGLRVLALGLVEALRDIHRVGMVHRDLKPSNVLMAEDGPRVIDFGISYAVDNEALTMTGRLIGTPPFMSPEQFAAPREVTGASDVFSLGSLLVYAATGSRPFDGSSPYLTGYQVMYEPPALEGVAEPLHSIAERCLDKDPAARPQLGELRELLRALPDTDAPTASAAPVSPGPSGPVATSHQRESRGDRGGRGSRRRVLVGLVAALAVTGLSIAALRAGSDTEGASPSPAEPSSTSSGSTVPAAVTLPPKHVPWDYQIGGAYPPATGVRVVSRSYEDAPAPGLYNICNINAYQAESDAETDWDADLLLRDADGKVVHDTDWDEAVLDIRTAAKRERIAARLDTWIDACAAKGYQAVEPDNYDSFTRFPSYLKAAQAEALMKRLAAHAHAEGLAIAQKNTAELVSDRASLGLDFAIVEECAEYDECGEFADAFDDNVLMVEYTKKGLTTACATWSSTLSVVRRDEEVEPEGADGFLRETC, via the coding sequence ATGTCGCTGAGCCCCGGCGATCCGGAGTCCATCGGCGGTTACACGCTGGTCGACCGGCTCGGCAGCGGCGGCATGGGGATCGTCTACCTCGGTCGCTCGGACTCCGGGCGGCAGGTCGCGGTCAAGCTCGTGCACCCCGCGTACGCGCTGGACGAGGAGTTCCGCACCCGCTTCCGGCAGGAGGTCGCGGCCGCCCGCCGGGTGAGCGGGGCGTTCACGGCCCCGGTGGTGGACGCCGACCCGGACGCCCCGCAGCCATGGATGGCGACGCTGTACGTCCCGGGCCGCACCCTCGCGGACATCGTGGCCCAGGACGGCCCGTTGCGCGGCAGCGGACTGCGGGTGCTCGCGCTGGGCCTCGTCGAGGCGCTGCGGGACATCCACCGGGTCGGCATGGTCCACCGGGACCTGAAGCCGAGCAACGTCCTGATGGCCGAGGACGGGCCCCGTGTCATCGACTTCGGCATCTCGTACGCCGTCGACAACGAGGCGCTCACCATGACCGGGCGGCTGATCGGCACCCCGCCCTTCATGTCCCCGGAGCAGTTCGCCGCGCCGCGCGAGGTCACCGGGGCCTCGGACGTCTTCTCGCTGGGGTCGCTGCTGGTCTACGCGGCCACCGGCAGCCGCCCGTTCGACGGCAGCAGCCCGTATCTGACGGGCTACCAGGTGATGTACGAGCCGCCGGCCCTTGAGGGGGTCGCGGAACCGCTGCACAGCATCGCCGAACGCTGCCTGGACAAGGACCCGGCAGCCCGGCCGCAACTCGGTGAACTGCGCGAGCTGCTGAGGGCGTTGCCGGACACCGACGCGCCGACCGCCTCGGCCGCACCGGTGTCGCCCGGACCGTCCGGCCCCGTGGCGACCAGCCACCAGCGGGAGAGCCGAGGCGATCGGGGAGGCCGCGGGTCCCGGCGGCGGGTCCTCGTCGGTCTGGTCGCGGCCCTGGCCGTCACCGGGCTGAGCATCGCGGCGTTGCGGGCCGGGTCGGACACTGAGGGCGCGTCCCCGTCACCGGCCGAACCGTCGTCCACCTCGTCCGGGTCCACCGTCCCCGCCGCCGTGACGCTCCCGCCCAAGCACGTGCCCTGGGACTACCAGATCGGCGGCGCGTACCCCCCGGCGACGGGGGTCCGTGTGGTGAGCCGCAGCTACGAGGACGCCCCCGCACCCGGGCTCTACAACATCTGCAACATCAACGCCTACCAAGCGGAGTCGGACGCGGAGACCGACTGGGACGCCGACCTGCTGCTGCGCGACGCCGACGGGAAGGTCGTCCACGACACGGACTGGGACGAGGCCGTCCTGGACATCCGTACGGCCGCCAAGCGCGAACGCATCGCCGCCAGACTGGACACCTGGATCGACGCCTGCGCGGCCAAGGGCTACCAGGCCGTGGAGCCCGACAACTACGACTCCTTCACCCGCTTCCCGTCGTATCTCAAGGCCGCCCAGGCGGAGGCCCTGATGAAGCGGCTGGCGGCGCACGCCCATGCCGAGGGCCTGGCCATCGCGCAGAAGAACACCGCGGAGCTCGTCTCCGACCGCGCGTCCCTGGGCCTGGACTTCGCCATCGTCGAGGAGTGCGCGGAGTACGACGAGTGCGGCGAGTTCGCCGACGCCTTCGACGACAACGTCCTCATGGTCGAGTACACCAAGAAGGGCCTGACCACGGCGTGCGCCACCTGGAGCAGCACCCTCAGCGTGGTGCGCCGGGACGAGGAGGTCGAGCCCGAGGGCGCCGACGGATTCCTGCGGGAAACCTGCTGA
- a CDS encoding beta-galactosidase, with product MELSRRTFSALAGTTALGFALSGSGGETTPAYASHSVPTGPAPGAPVADRVRHKVGYDKYSLLVDGRRLVLRSGEMHPFRLPSPSLWRDVLQKMRAHGFNAVSVYVAWNYHSPGPGQYDFTGVRDLDLFLRTATETGLYVILRPGPYINAEVDGGGFPGWLSATAGRARTSDPTYLSYVDEWLTEVDSIAARHLFTKGTGTVLLYQIENEYDAFVDESLGRDYMSHLYKKVRADGIDVPLFHNDKGRNGYWAPGSFNTGGEERGWLYGFDGYPDPAQVPPDWGDFGEGGLRGGATASPRTPGFIPEFGGGWFDPWGGATFDGKGYAEARYTRDAAYERRFQLTNLANGITVHNVYMTFGGTSWGWLPAPQVYTSYDYGAAIDEARRQTPKLAPLHQLGHLLGTVPDFAKLDRADAVRAEDERLKVYHLTNPDTGSQVYVVRNDTDAPITTTIPEAGIDVAFTIAAHDARLLTANLQLGGRTLKYATAQPMMCLKVGRMDVVVFTAPHGEMAQVLLECPEEPLVTRGDAEPAWNYDLGVLRITAPMGVGGLARVRIEGGGSDTPLLVVLADDAAALRLFPVDTPTGPVLVYGPSLVRGATLDGQTAHLTGDTVEGTGMEVWAPRGIGRITWNGRPLRTSATPMGSLRADMPATPGQLPVPAVGEVRLPALGGWRRRTENFESLPDYDDSGWTTADRTDSYSVTPVPKIGPVLFADDYGFHYGDVWYRGRLTDADDLESVSLAYSTGTQGLLMAWLDGEPLGTHRMPVPDKRTARKGSWSATATFEVPPATGESPRVLSVLVRRMAHDMDGRSADSHKVARGLTQVTFKGGSPKASWRIQGETTPDPVRGPLNNGGLYGERKGWHLPGFAEDGWEAAELPRADRRQGVTWYRTTFRLAVDAGIDASVGLTLDDDPKRAYRVQIFLNGWNMGQYVNDVGPQHTFVLPNGILRTRGTNTLALAVLSDGTTESGPSDVRLKLLGTSAGGVPVTQVDSPGR from the coding sequence TTGGAGCTGAGCAGACGTACATTCAGCGCCCTCGCCGGCACCACGGCGCTCGGCTTCGCGCTGAGCGGCAGTGGTGGAGAGACCACCCCGGCGTACGCCTCCCACAGCGTGCCCACCGGGCCCGCACCGGGCGCGCCCGTGGCCGACCGGGTGCGGCACAAGGTCGGCTACGACAAGTACTCGCTGCTGGTCGACGGCCGGCGTCTGGTGCTGCGGTCGGGCGAGATGCACCCCTTCCGGCTGCCGAGTCCGTCGCTGTGGCGGGACGTCCTGCAGAAGATGCGCGCGCACGGCTTCAACGCGGTGAGTGTGTACGTGGCCTGGAACTACCACTCCCCCGGCCCCGGCCAGTACGACTTCACCGGCGTCCGCGACCTCGACCTGTTCCTGCGCACGGCCACCGAGACCGGCCTGTACGTGATCCTGCGCCCCGGCCCGTACATCAACGCCGAGGTCGACGGCGGCGGCTTCCCGGGCTGGCTCTCGGCGACCGCGGGCCGGGCCCGCACCTCCGACCCGACGTATCTGTCCTACGTCGACGAGTGGCTGACCGAGGTCGACTCGATCGCCGCCCGGCACCTGTTCACCAAGGGCACGGGCACGGTTCTGCTCTACCAGATCGAGAACGAGTACGACGCCTTCGTCGACGAGAGCCTCGGCCGCGACTACATGTCCCACCTGTACAAGAAGGTGCGCGCCGACGGGATCGACGTACCGCTGTTCCACAACGACAAGGGCAGGAACGGCTACTGGGCCCCGGGGTCCTTCAACACCGGGGGCGAGGAGCGCGGTTGGCTGTACGGCTTCGACGGGTACCCCGACCCGGCCCAGGTGCCTCCGGACTGGGGGGACTTCGGGGAGGGCGGCCTCAGGGGCGGGGCGACGGCCAGTCCCAGGACGCCCGGGTTCATCCCGGAGTTCGGCGGCGGCTGGTTCGACCCGTGGGGCGGGGCCACCTTCGACGGCAAGGGGTACGCCGAGGCGCGGTACACCCGGGACGCGGCCTACGAGCGGCGCTTCCAGCTGACCAACCTCGCCAACGGCATCACCGTGCACAACGTCTACATGACCTTCGGCGGCACCTCGTGGGGCTGGCTGCCGGCGCCGCAGGTGTACACGTCGTACGACTACGGGGCGGCGATCGACGAGGCACGCCGGCAGACACCGAAGCTCGCCCCGCTCCACCAGCTCGGCCATCTCCTGGGGACCGTGCCGGACTTCGCCAAGCTGGACCGGGCGGACGCGGTGCGGGCCGAGGACGAGCGGCTGAAGGTGTACCACCTGACCAACCCGGACACCGGCTCCCAGGTGTACGTCGTGCGCAACGACACCGACGCGCCGATCACGACGACCATCCCGGAAGCCGGGATCGACGTGGCGTTCACCATCGCCGCCCATGACGCCCGACTGCTCACCGCCAACCTGCAGTTGGGCGGCCGCACCCTCAAGTACGCCACCGCGCAGCCCATGATGTGCCTCAAGGTCGGGCGGATGGACGTCGTCGTCTTCACGGCCCCGCACGGCGAGATGGCGCAGGTCCTGCTGGAGTGCCCGGAGGAGCCTCTGGTCACCCGGGGCGACGCGGAACCCGCGTGGAACTACGACCTCGGCGTCCTCAGGATCACCGCGCCGATGGGCGTCGGCGGGCTGGCCCGGGTGCGGATCGAGGGCGGTGGCAGCGACACCCCGCTGCTGGTGGTCCTCGCCGACGACGCGGCCGCGCTCAGGCTGTTCCCGGTGGACACCCCGACCGGCCCGGTGCTGGTGTACGGGCCCTCGCTGGTGCGCGGGGCCACCCTGGACGGCCAGACCGCCCATCTCACCGGCGACACCGTCGAGGGGACCGGCATGGAGGTGTGGGCCCCGCGCGGCATCGGCCGGATCACCTGGAACGGACGCCCGCTGCGTACCTCGGCCACCCCCATGGGCAGCCTGCGCGCCGACATGCCGGCCACGCCCGGACAGCTCCCCGTGCCCGCCGTGGGCGAGGTACGGCTGCCCGCGCTGGGCGGCTGGCGGCGCCGTACCGAGAACTTCGAGTCCCTTCCGGACTACGACGACTCCGGCTGGACGACGGCCGACCGCACCGATTCGTACAGCGTCACCCCGGTCCCGAAGATCGGGCCGGTCCTGTTCGCCGACGACTACGGCTTCCACTACGGCGACGTCTGGTACCGGGGCCGCCTCACGGACGCGGACGACCTGGAGTCGGTGTCCCTCGCCTACAGCACCGGCACGCAGGGGCTGCTGATGGCGTGGCTGGACGGCGAGCCGCTGGGCACGCACCGGATGCCGGTGCCGGACAAGCGCACCGCACGCAAGGGGAGTTGGTCGGCGACGGCCACCTTCGAGGTGCCACCGGCCACCGGGGAGTCGCCTCGCGTGCTGTCCGTCCTCGTACGGCGGATGGCACACGACATGGACGGCAGATCCGCCGACTCCCACAAGGTGGCCCGGGGGTTGACGCAGGTCACCTTCAAGGGCGGTTCGCCGAAGGCGAGTTGGCGCATCCAGGGCGAGACGACACCCGACCCGGTGCGCGGTCCGCTCAACAACGGCGGACTGTACGGGGAGCGCAAGGGCTGGCATCTGCCGGGCTTCGCCGAGGACGGCTGGGAGGCCGCGGAGCTGCCCCGCGCCGACCGGCGCCAGGGCGTCACCTGGTACCGGACGACGTTCCGGCTCGCCGTCGACGCCGGCATCGACGCCTCGGTCGGCCTCACCCTCGACGACGATCCGAAGCGCGCCTACCGTGTCCAGATCTTCCTCAACGGCTGGAACATGGGCCAGTACGTCAACGACGTGGGCCCGCAGCACACCTTCGTCCTGCCGAACGGCATCCTGCGCACCCGCGGCACCAACACCCTGGCGCTGGCGGTGCTGTCCGACGGGACGACGGAGTCGGGGCCGAGTGACGTACGGCTGAAGCTGCTGGGGACTTCGGCCGGAGGTGTACCGGTCACGCAGGTGGATTCACCCGGCCGCTAG
- a CDS encoding Rrf2 family transcriptional regulator translates to MRISARADYAVRAVLELAVRQDAEPVKAGAIAAVQDIPHKFLEGILGDLRRGGIVDSRRGGGGGYRLAREASAITVADVIRAVDGPIVSVRGERPTGLEYTGSAQPLLPLWIALRANVRKILEGVTIADIAGDALPEPVQQLAAEPAAWENP, encoded by the coding sequence ATGAGGATCTCTGCACGGGCGGACTACGCGGTACGGGCAGTGCTGGAGCTTGCTGTGAGGCAGGACGCGGAGCCGGTGAAGGCCGGGGCCATCGCCGCGGTCCAGGACATTCCGCACAAGTTCCTGGAGGGGATTCTCGGCGACCTGAGGCGCGGTGGGATCGTCGACAGCAGGCGCGGCGGGGGCGGTGGTTACCGGCTCGCCCGGGAGGCCTCGGCCATCACGGTCGCGGACGTCATCCGCGCGGTCGACGGGCCGATCGTGTCGGTGCGCGGCGAGCGCCCCACCGGTCTGGAGTACACCGGCTCCGCACAGCCGCTGCTCCCGCTGTGGATCGCCCTGCGGGCCAACGTCCGCAAAATCCTCGAGGGCGTCACCATCGCCGACATCGCGGGCGACGCGCTCCCGGAGCCGGTCCAGCAACTCGCGGCCGAACCGGCCGCGTGGGAGAACCCCTGA
- a CDS encoding alpha-N-arabinofuranosidase, producing the protein MSKSTARFTLDPAFKVGEVNPRLFGSFVEHLGRCVYTGIFEPDHPTADDKGLRQDVLDLVRELGVTALRYPGGNFVSGYKWEDSVGPAADRPRRLDLAWHSTETNRFGLSEYIDFLRKVGPQAEPMMAVNLGTRGVAEALELQEYANHSEGTALADLRVAHGDKDPFGITLWCLGNEMDGPWQTGHKTAEEYGRIAAETARAMRQIDPGVELVACGSSSQSMPTFAEWEATVLEETYDLVDYVSLHAYYWPEDGDVDSFLASAVDMESFIDNVVATADHVGAKLKSKKKINLSFDEWNVWYLPEWEARAKEFERDDWPEAPRLLEDNYSVLDAVVFGSLLIALLRHADRVTVACLAQLVNVIAPIMTEPGGPAWRQTTFFPFAQASQYGRGEVLDVRVDSPTYETKKFGETDLLHATAVRAEDGTVTVFAVNRSQNDPLPLEVALSGLDLTSVVEHSVLADADPDARNTLDAPERVAPHAAEGTALRNGTLTAVLEPLSWNVIRLG; encoded by the coding sequence ATGAGCAAGTCCACCGCCCGCTTCACCCTCGACCCCGCCTTCAAGGTCGGCGAAGTGAACCCCCGCCTCTTCGGCAGCTTCGTGGAACACCTCGGGCGCTGCGTCTACACCGGCATCTTCGAACCGGACCACCCCACCGCCGACGACAAGGGCCTGCGCCAGGACGTCCTGGACCTCGTCCGCGAACTCGGCGTCACCGCCCTGCGCTACCCCGGCGGCAACTTCGTCTCGGGTTACAAGTGGGAGGACTCGGTCGGCCCGGCCGCGGACCGCCCCCGCCGACTCGACCTCGCCTGGCACTCCACCGAGACCAACCGCTTCGGCCTCTCGGAGTACATCGACTTCCTCCGCAAGGTCGGCCCCCAGGCCGAGCCCATGATGGCCGTGAACCTCGGCACCAGGGGCGTCGCCGAGGCCCTCGAACTCCAGGAGTACGCCAACCACTCCGAAGGCACCGCCCTGGCGGACCTGCGGGTCGCCCACGGCGACAAGGACCCCTTCGGCATCACACTCTGGTGCCTCGGCAACGAGATGGACGGCCCCTGGCAGACCGGCCACAAGACGGCCGAGGAGTACGGCCGGATCGCCGCCGAGACCGCCCGCGCGATGCGCCAGATCGACCCCGGCGTCGAACTCGTCGCCTGCGGCTCCTCCAGCCAGTCCATGCCGACCTTCGCCGAGTGGGAGGCGACGGTCCTCGAGGAGACGTACGACCTCGTCGACTACGTCTCCCTGCACGCCTACTACTGGCCCGAGGACGGTGACGTCGACTCCTTCCTCGCCTCGGCCGTCGACATGGAGTCGTTCATCGACAACGTCGTCGCGACCGCCGACCACGTGGGAGCGAAGCTCAAGTCGAAGAAGAAGATCAACCTCTCCTTCGACGAGTGGAACGTCTGGTACCTGCCCGAGTGGGAAGCGCGCGCCAAGGAGTTCGAGCGGGACGACTGGCCCGAGGCCCCCCGTCTCCTGGAGGACAACTACAGCGTCCTCGACGCGGTCGTCTTCGGCTCGCTCCTCATCGCCCTGCTGCGACACGCCGACCGCGTCACGGTCGCCTGTCTCGCCCAGCTCGTCAATGTGATCGCCCCGATCATGACCGAACCGGGCGGCCCGGCCTGGCGCCAGACGACGTTCTTCCCGTTCGCGCAGGCCTCGCAGTACGGCCGCGGTGAGGTCCTCGACGTACGGGTCGACTCGCCGACGTACGAGACCAAGAAGTTCGGCGAGACGGACCTCCTGCACGCCACGGCCGTGCGCGCCGAGGACGGCACGGTCACCGTCTTCGCCGTCAACCGCAGCCAGAACGACCCCCTGCCGCTCGAAGTCGCCCTGAGCGGACTGGACTTGACGAGCGTCGTCGAGCACAGCGTCCTCGCGGACGCCGACCCGGACGCCCGCAACACCCTCGACGCCCCCGAGCGGGTCGCCCCGCACGCGGCCGAGGGCACCGCGCTGCGGAACGGCACCCTCACCGCCGTACTGGAGCCGCTGTCCTGGAACGTGATCCGGCTCGGCTGA
- a CDS encoding RNA polymerase sigma factor — protein MDEERLVRLVAKGDRAAFEELYRRTSPWMVVRLRRRCVDEQIVAEVMQETYLAVWRAAGAFAGTAVGGTATGWLWTIAARRLVDAFRRRAHHAEPPPAAAPPDVAPAAEELALAETVGGDVGDALRSLAPELRQVLQAMVLDGLSVRETAVLLGLPEGTVKTRARRARIEMRRALA, from the coding sequence ATGGACGAGGAGCGTCTCGTCCGGCTGGTGGCCAAAGGCGACCGTGCCGCGTTCGAGGAGCTGTACCGGCGTACGTCGCCGTGGATGGTGGTGCGGCTGCGCCGCCGGTGCGTGGACGAGCAGATCGTCGCGGAGGTCATGCAGGAGACCTACCTGGCGGTGTGGCGCGCGGCAGGTGCGTTCGCCGGGACCGCTGTCGGGGGGACGGCCACCGGCTGGCTCTGGACGATCGCGGCACGCCGCCTGGTCGACGCGTTCCGGCGCAGGGCTCACCACGCGGAGCCGCCGCCGGCCGCCGCCCCGCCCGACGTGGCACCCGCCGCCGAGGAGTTGGCGCTCGCGGAGACCGTCGGCGGTGACGTCGGGGACGCGCTGCGGAGCCTCGCACCGGAGCTGAGACAGGTACTGCAGGCGATGGTGCTCGACGGGCTGTCCGTCCGGGAGACCGCGGTCCTGCTCGGGCTGCCCGAGGGCACGGTCAAGACCCGTGCCCGCCGGGCCCGTATCGAGATGCGGAGGGCGCTGGCATGA
- a CDS encoding carbohydrate ABC transporter permease: MTTAVQVRKNPRKPWTPSQIILTLIGVAVSAVFVAPIAAALFTSLKSEAEAAEIPPHWLPEVWTVQAWKALWETGNITNWFINSLVVSVCVTSVVLTVSALAGYGFARTEFRGKNVLMGIVMSGLMISPAVLGVPLFTTVQQMGMVDTYWGMILPQCAPAAMVYILYKFFQGVPRELEEAAFIDGAGRWRVFFTIVVPLARPSLAAVGIFTFIASWNNFLWPYMVTNNPDLMTMPNGIATVMNSYGIQWAQLMAGGLMAGLPLIIVFVFFQRQIVAGVAHTGLAGQ; this comes from the coding sequence ATGACCACCGCCGTACAGGTCCGCAAGAACCCCCGCAAGCCCTGGACGCCCAGCCAGATCATCCTCACGCTGATCGGCGTCGCCGTGTCCGCCGTGTTCGTGGCGCCGATCGCGGCAGCTCTGTTCACCTCCCTCAAGTCCGAGGCGGAGGCGGCCGAGATCCCGCCGCACTGGCTGCCCGAGGTCTGGACGGTCCAGGCGTGGAAGGCGCTGTGGGAGACCGGCAACATCACCAACTGGTTCATCAACTCGCTGGTGGTGTCGGTCTGCGTCACCTCCGTCGTGCTGACGGTCAGCGCCCTCGCCGGATACGGCTTCGCCCGCACCGAGTTCCGTGGCAAGAACGTGCTCATGGGCATCGTGATGTCGGGCCTGATGATCTCCCCGGCGGTCCTCGGCGTCCCGCTGTTCACCACGGTCCAGCAGATGGGGATGGTCGACACGTACTGGGGCATGATCCTCCCCCAGTGCGCGCCGGCCGCGATGGTCTACATCCTCTACAAGTTCTTCCAGGGCGTCCCGCGCGAACTGGAGGAGGCGGCCTTCATCGACGGCGCGGGCCGCTGGCGGGTCTTCTTCACGATCGTCGTCCCGCTCGCGAGGCCGTCTCTGGCGGCGGTCGGCATCTTCACCTTCATCGCCTCCTGGAACAACTTCCTGTGGCCCTACATGGTGACCAACAACCCCGACCTGATGACCATGCCGAACGGCATCGCCACCGTCATGAACTCCTACGGCATCCAGTGGGCCCAGCTCATGGCCGGCGGCCTCATGGCAGGCCTGCCGCTGATCATCGTGTTCGTCTTCTTCCAACGGCAGATCGTGGCGGGCGTGGCCCACACGGGGCTGGCGGGCCAGTGA
- a CDS encoding sugar ABC transporter permease encodes MTTSAQTVAAPARARTATVTATVRRKQGFQHGGWFVAPFLALFVLFVIWPLLRGVYLSFTDANISGDDASFVGLDNYREALNDSAMWDALGHSAYFTLLVVPCITVLAFLLAMLAHHIERGKWLWRLCFFVPFLLPSTVAANMFQWLFTQGIGLVNETFGLDTPWLTDKSYAMLAIVIETLWWTVGFSFLLYLAALQGIPDHLYEAAKLDGANAWHRMVHITLPMLRNITGLVIALQILASLQLFDQAVVMMDFGPGPEVSTRSFVQYTLEQGFTSYRVGYASAMSIIFFVIIAVVALARMWLLRTREEGGR; translated from the coding sequence ATGACGACCAGCGCTCAGACCGTCGCCGCACCGGCACGGGCCAGGACCGCGACCGTCACGGCGACCGTCCGCCGCAAGCAGGGCTTCCAGCACGGCGGCTGGTTCGTCGCCCCGTTCCTCGCGCTCTTCGTACTGTTCGTGATCTGGCCGCTGCTGCGCGGCGTCTACCTCAGCTTCACGGACGCCAACATCTCCGGCGACGACGCGAGTTTCGTCGGCCTCGACAACTACCGCGAGGCCCTGAACGACTCGGCTATGTGGGACGCGCTCGGCCACAGCGCGTACTTCACGCTTCTGGTCGTCCCGTGCATCACGGTCCTCGCCTTCCTGCTCGCGATGCTCGCCCACCACATCGAGCGCGGCAAATGGCTGTGGCGGCTGTGCTTCTTCGTGCCGTTCCTGCTGCCCTCGACGGTCGCCGCCAACATGTTCCAGTGGCTGTTCACCCAGGGCATCGGCCTGGTCAACGAGACCTTCGGGCTAGACACACCCTGGCTGACCGACAAGTCGTACGCGATGCTCGCCATCGTCATCGAGACCCTGTGGTGGACCGTCGGCTTCAGCTTCCTGCTCTACCTCGCCGCCCTCCAGGGCATCCCCGACCACCTCTACGAGGCCGCGAAGCTGGACGGCGCGAACGCCTGGCACCGCATGGTCCACATCACGCTGCCGATGCTGCGGAACATCACCGGTCTGGTGATCGCGCTCCAGATCCTCGCCTCGCTCCAGCTCTTCGACCAGGCCGTCGTGATGATGGACTTCGGGCCGGGGCCGGAGGTCAGCACCCGCTCCTTCGTCCAGTACACCCTCGAACAGGGCTTCACCAGCTACCGCGTGGGCTACGCCTCCGCGATGTCCATCATCTTCTTCGTGATCATCGCAGTCGTCGCCCTGGCTCGGATGTGGCTGCTGCGCACCCGTGAGGAGGGCGGCCGATGA
- a CDS encoding zf-HC2 domain-containing protein, translating to MSVEHASKRIIEGYVRGGADLSADEVWAVEAHLEMCRVCRDRLSAAVGAGAPDVARLVDTVWSGLEPRLAVTATMPRRRRWSARLSRWMTPTMVPWLAMAVGVTLLTLLLDLAYTGSGEVSLVLLLAPVLPVLGVAASWSRGLDPAYELTASVPRSGLYLVLRRTVSVLGVVVPALLVGGWATGVMVVQWLLPCLAFTSTTLALGGVIGVTRAAFVLGAVWAGVVVAPTLATSRTTFALQTGGLPVWGLILALGTGVVIARRGAYTLLGAHR from the coding sequence ATGAGTGTCGAACACGCGTCGAAGCGAATCATCGAGGGATACGTACGCGGCGGCGCGGACCTCTCCGCCGACGAGGTGTGGGCCGTGGAGGCGCATCTGGAGATGTGCCGGGTGTGCCGTGACCGGCTGTCCGCCGCGGTCGGTGCCGGGGCGCCCGACGTGGCGCGGCTCGTCGACACCGTGTGGTCCGGCCTCGAACCCCGACTCGCGGTCACCGCCACGATGCCGCGCCGACGGCGCTGGTCGGCGCGGCTGTCGAGGTGGATGACCCCCACGATGGTGCCGTGGCTGGCCATGGCCGTGGGCGTGACGCTGCTGACCCTGCTGCTCGACCTGGCCTACACCGGCTCCGGCGAGGTGTCGCTGGTGCTGCTGCTCGCGCCGGTGCTGCCCGTGCTCGGCGTCGCGGCGTCCTGGTCGCGCGGCCTGGACCCGGCCTACGAGCTGACGGCCTCGGTGCCCAGGAGCGGGCTCTATCTGGTGCTGCGGCGCACCGTGTCCGTGCTCGGTGTGGTGGTCCCCGCGCTGCTGGTGGGCGGCTGGGCGACGGGAGTGATGGTGGTGCAGTGGTTGCTGCCCTGTCTGGCCTTCACCTCGACGACCCTGGCGCTCGGCGGTGTCATCGGTGTGACCCGCGCCGCCTTCGTACTGGGCGCTGTGTGGGCCGGTGTGGTCGTGGCGCCGACCCTGGCCACCAGCCGTACGACCTTCGCCCTGCAGACGGGCGGTCTGCCCGTGTGGGGACTGATCCTCGCGCTCGGTACCGGTGTCGTGATCGCCCGCAGAGGCGCGTACACCCTGCTGGGAGCTCATCGATGA
- a CDS encoding arabinan endo-1,5-alpha-L-arabinosidase has product MKRLRLAAVLTAVLVALLPTTAQADTTYPDPLPVTGQQIIHDPTVIQLKSGGYAAYSTGGVIGARLSKDLRHWTDAGNAFAEPPGWWYEYNDTGDPWAPDISYRAGRYWLYYAVSSWGTNHSAIGVATSPSGLPGTWTDHGKVFTSETTDSWNAIDPAIVRADGRLWMSFGSYWTGIRMVELSPVTGKALPGATVHHLATRADAPYAVEGPYIVKHGRYYYLFASYDACCAGVNSTYKIRVGRSTTVTGPYVDSTGTPLLEGGGDLLLAGHGRYIGTGGESVFRTRGQDWLAYHYYDADDNGTPKLGLNRLGWVRDWPVVK; this is encoded by the coding sequence TTGAAGCGACTCAGACTTGCCGCCGTCCTGACCGCCGTTCTCGTCGCGCTCCTGCCGACCACGGCCCAGGCGGACACCACCTACCCCGACCCGCTCCCGGTCACCGGTCAGCAGATCATCCACGACCCGACGGTGATCCAGCTCAAGTCCGGTGGCTACGCGGCCTATTCGACCGGCGGGGTGATCGGCGCCCGGCTGTCCAAGGACCTCAGGCACTGGACCGACGCGGGCAACGCCTTCGCCGAGCCGCCGGGTTGGTGGTACGAGTACAACGACACCGGCGACCCCTGGGCCCCGGACATCTCCTACCGCGCGGGCAGGTACTGGCTCTACTACGCCGTCTCGTCCTGGGGCACCAACCACTCCGCGATCGGCGTGGCCACCTCCCCGTCCGGCCTCCCCGGCACCTGGACGGACCACGGCAAGGTCTTCACCTCCGAGACCACCGACTCCTGGAACGCCATCGACCCCGCGATCGTCCGGGCGGACGGCAGGCTGTGGATGTCGTTCGGCTCGTACTGGACGGGCATCCGCATGGTCGAGCTCAGCCCGGTCACCGGGAAGGCCCTCCCGGGTGCCACCGTCCACCACCTGGCCACCCGCGCCGACGCCCCGTACGCGGTCGAGGGCCCGTACATCGTGAAGCACGGCCGCTACTACTACCTCTTCGCGTCCTACGACGCCTGTTGTGCGGGAGTGAACTCCACGTACAAGATCAGGGTCGGAAGGTCCACGACGGTCACGGGACCCTACGTCGACAGCACGGGCACACCGCTGCTGGAGGGCGGCGGCGACCTGCTGCTGGCAGGGCACGGGAGGTACATCGGCACGGGAGGCGAGTCGGTCTTCCGCACCCGCGGCCAGGACTGGCTGGCCTACCACTACTACGACGCAGACGACAACGGCACACCGAAGCTCGGCCTGAACAGGCTCGGCTGGGTGCGTGACTGGCCGGTTGTCAAGTAA